The DNA window ACATCCGGACAGGCCATGAGACGGTCGATGTTTTCCGGCGTAACGCTGCCTCCGTAGAGTATCCGTATCGTATCGGCACGGCCGGCGAAGACTTCCCTCAACCTGGACCTGATGTAGCTGTGCGCTTCCTGTGCCTGTTCGGGCGTGGCGGTCTTGCCCGTACCGATCGCCCAGACCGGTTCGTAAGCAACGATGAGCCCTTCTCCGTCAACATCCCTGAGGCCGTTTCGTATCTGACCGGCCAATACTTCAAAGGTCTTCCCTGTCTCCCGCTCACTCAGGGATTCACCGATACAGAAAATTACGCGGAGTCCGCTTTTCAGGGAGGCCTTTATTTTCCTATTGATAATTT is part of the Thermodesulfovibrionales bacterium genome and encodes:
- the tpiA gene encoding triose-phosphate isomerase, coding for MNKTIPEALEFVHSFLPSVSGIHDADIVLAPPFTPLFAIAEKLAGTEVKLAAQNVFYEEKGAFTGEVSPVMLRDAGCEYVIVGHSERRQYFHESDEIINRKIKASLKSGLRVIFCIGESLSERETGKTFEVLAGQIRNGLRDVDGEGLIVAYEPVWAIGTGKTATPEQAQEAHSYIRSRLREVFAGRADTIRILYGGSVTPENIDRLMACPDV